The genomic region agttattttattccatcgatcagtagtactAACCCAACTCAAagataaaaccaaattttgacgtttttgatcattttcggttataacttattaattgtgcatgatggagaattattttttaaacaaaaaatgtttagaattgactCATAAGACGTATTGTATATACATATCtattccatcaatcagcattaccaacccaacttaagagaaatagaaattttgacgttttcatcattttcctttataactcattaattatatgtgatggaaaaaaactttttatacaaaaaagatttagaaataatccataaaatatatcaaataagttattttattccatcgatcagtagtaccaacccaactcaaaaatataaccaaattttgatgtttttgatcattttcggctataacttattaattgtgcatgatggagaattattttttaaacaaaaaatgtttagaattgactcataagacgtattgaataaagatatttactccatcaatcAACATTACCAGCCCAATTtaagagaaatagaaattttgacgttttcatcaattttctctTATAACTgattaattatatctgatggaaaaaaactttttatacaaaaagatTTGGAAACAATccataaaatatatcaaataagttattttattccatcgatcagtagtaccaacccaactcaaaaataaaaccaaattttgatgtttttgatcattttcggttataacttattaattgtgcatgatggagaattattttttaaacaaaaaatgtttaaaattgacTCATAAGACGTATTGATACCACTTTATCAGTTTGTACTCCGCAAATTCTAACCAATCCagttaatgaaattaatgatCTAATCTTGAATTGTTTCATAATACGCATTAGGTTTGTTTATCATTGGgataatattaattacattaaCCAAGGGATGATTTCGCAACGTCGTCGCAGAGTCGATTTATGCCCTAAATAATATACAATTCTCGTTTCTGTTTGTCAAACAGTACCGAGTATTGATGTAGCAGCGCTCTAGTACGCATTTACCTATATTACAAACGGAGGGAAATTGACTTTTGCTATCTACTAACAACGTTTCGATTCAATTTTGCGATTTATATGAATACAACTCCATCTCATTTCCTCCCCGGCTATTATgccattaaaatttaaaatgttcaaaaacgacaacataaatcgaaaatacatattaaacgttttttatcGTTATTTCGATCGTTAAAAATTGGGGTGAAAAAAAGAACGGAATAAACGCACCCCTAATTCTTTCGAGCCAGGAATTAATTACCGTATAATCTGCTAATTTATATACAGGCCGGGCCCAATTAATGTTGGCCACTTAAAGAGAGTTACGCTTATCCCGCTAATCCTTAGGTGatatattcttttttgttgtgcAGATGCCGTCACCAAGTCCGCCGGGTTTTTCGTCGTAGCCACTTTGCTCCTATGCTGCAGTTACTGCTGCTGCATAATTGGGCATTGCGCTAAACACCGTGGCCTTTACACCTTTATCTCGGGAGTTCTTTTCATAATCAcaggtaaattaaaatttgttaccatttaaattaattaatgttattttttgataGGTTTATCGATGTTAACCGGCCTCGTAATATACATCTCACTTTTTAAAGCGGAAATCGGAGGAAAACTTCGACCTGTATCTCTTCTTCAACCGCCGATTTTCACATACAGATATGGTTATTCTTTCGCCCTATTCCTCGTTGGATTTATAAGTTGTCAAATAACGGGGATCAGTAcgattttcctttttatacaTCGCATGCAAGCTTCGTACCGGATCGAAAACGGGCAGGAAACGGGGAAGTTCCACGTCCCAGCTCCCAGTAACTATTGCCACGTAGATTCCAACTCGATTTATTGTAGACGGCATCCGAATGCTTACATCAATTCGAATAGTATCAGGATTCCCACGAATTATCCACCACCAGCTCatcaaaaacgatttttcttcAGCAAAGAACCACTGCCTGAATCACCGTGTAGTTTACATAGACATCAATCTTTAAATAGTGGAAATTCTTTAAAGGATGTTTCGGGTAAGGaatctaaaaaagaaataaatgaattataataaataattttttgtgtagGATTTTATGATTTCCCTCCACCTCCAACGATAAGTTACCAATTCAATGAGCCATTTTCCGGCCCGGAACAGCGATTTAATCATCGATTATCAAGGGATGTAACAACAAATACGGTGTCGACGACGGCGGACGTCGTGACGTCTTGTGATGAAGATTTTCTGCAGGACAACTTCGTGGATTACTCTCCAAGCGTCCAACACGATGTTGAGTTCGTGACCTTTGACCTGGACAGACCACTGGTCGTCCGCGCTCATAGTAACGTCTCGATAAATTCGAATTGCGGTGATTTACCAACGCCACCCCTCCGCAAAGATTACACCACCAATTTCGATCCACTAAGAAGGACTACTCCCGTATAAAATGTGATTATAACCCGAAAAATTCGAGGTGCGGGttaaaacaactaaaaaagaatcaataaaatcgattaaattaaaaaaacaaagattaaATAAGTGAgaattgttaaagaaaaagttttaataaagcCATGTTTATTCATAACGGTATTAGGAAGATTGCTTATTAAcccaaagaaattaataaaaactatgtataaaaattaatatcgaataaattaagagaaaaaaatgttaaaagattaaaaataaatatcctatataaaatttaaacctgAAAAATGCgttgaaatcaaaaaaagagagaataaaatatgataaaaGTGACCCCGAAAGCGAATCGtaaaatgtaaatgtaattACCAGACATATCCGCATCAAAACTATTAAATTATTCATAGCCAAACCAAAAGGATAATGTTGTCAATTTTAtacccaaaataaaaaaaaaaacattgttgTATATAATACTATTAACGTTATGAACTGTTGTTTCGTTTTTGTGTTGTATTggaaataatattgaataCAATCgtccaaaaaaaaagtattccTTATTATATGTGAAATGTATTTGAAAAACACCGAGAAGACATTAATTTGCTCGTTGTAAAAGGAccagaataaaattatttctcaaagaatcattttattatattaatcaaaatattaaattcctttaaaaaatccttcaaAGCTTTGTCATCAAGTTCttcaaagatatttttgaacCAGGACTATACATTAGATTAGTTTATCATTTAATGGATACTATGTATGGTGATTATAagataatgtaaataaattttgccAATAAAGAATCAGGTTATGGTTGGTTGTTCTTCCAGTTGAGTATTGAAGTTtggttcaaaataaaaaaaatgctaaACTAAAATAGAAAGACAAACACTTAAATGGATTAATCTTCTGCAAACCACAGGCCTAGTGAATCAACTTATGGTGAAGTTGGAAGGACAAGATGCAGAAGATTATcacatttattttgttttta from Onthophagus taurus isolate NC chromosome 5, IU_Otau_3.0, whole genome shotgun sequence harbors:
- the LOC111417164 gene encoding voltage-dependent calcium channel gamma-5 subunit isoform X1, with amino-acid sequence MHRTTPKNAECSSASNDDQNFKTLEDALPCLWILSPLIATVSLVVVLVSVFTSNWLQTEEKMPNPSYNGTGDKEYLSKMTVSGLWLLCITNPGGTFYECSRIDYFSSEEYSPDPNDSTMAIPYAVTKSAGFFVVATLLLCCSYCCCIIGHCAKHRGLYTFISGVLFIITGLSMLTGLVIYISLFKAEIGGKLRPVSLLQPPIFTYRYGYSFALFLVGFISCQITGISTIFLFIHRMQASYRIENGQETGKFHVPAPSNYCHVDSNSIYCRRHPNAYINSNSIRIPTNYPPPAHQKRFFFSKEPLPESPCSLHRHQSLNSGNSLKDVSGFYDFPPPPTISYQFNEPFSGPEQRFNHRLSRDVTTNTVSTTADVVTSCDEDFLQDNFVDYSPSVQHDVEFVTFDLDRPLVVRAHSNVSINSNCGDLPTPPLRKDYTTNFDPLRRTTPV
- the LOC111417164 gene encoding voltage-dependent calcium channel gamma-5 subunit isoform X2 gives rise to the protein MHRTTPKNAECSSASNDDQNFKTLEDALPCLWILSPLIATVSLVVVLVSVFTSNWLQTEEKMPNPSYNGTGDKEYLSKMTVSGLWLLCITNRGTFYECSRIDYFSSEEYSPDPNDSTMAIPYAVTKSAGFFVVATLLLCCSYCCCIIGHCAKHRGLYTFISGVLFIITGLSMLTGLVIYISLFKAEIGGKLRPVSLLQPPIFTYRYGYSFALFLVGFISCQITGISTIFLFIHRMQASYRIENGQETGKFHVPAPSNYCHVDSNSIYCRRHPNAYINSNSIRIPTNYPPPAHQKRFFFSKEPLPESPCSLHRHQSLNSGNSLKDVSGFYDFPPPPTISYQFNEPFSGPEQRFNHRLSRDVTTNTVSTTADVVTSCDEDFLQDNFVDYSPSVQHDVEFVTFDLDRPLVVRAHSNVSINSNCGDLPTPPLRKDYTTNFDPLRRTTPV